CGAAGGCAACAATGCTGGAAAGAATTAAGGAGTTAGAGCAGGAAACAACAATATCACACCAATCTACGAGACTTCATGATTCTTCGATGCATCCGACTACGGAACACGTTAAGCTACCacaaatcaaattacaacttttCGATGGAAATGTGGACGAGTGGCTTAGCTTCAGGGATTTATATTTATCTTTAATCCATACCAAAGCAGATTTACCAGACATCGAAAAGTTTCATTATCTAAAGGGATGCTTAGCAGGAGAGGCAAAGAAACTCGTTGATCCACTCGCAATAACCAGTGCCAACTATCCAATTGCGTGGGAATGTCTGATGAAACGttacaacaacagcaaacttttAAAACGACGGCAGGTGAATACGCTTCTGAAGTTGCCAAGCGTTTCAAGAGAATCTGTAACGGAATTGCAGTGTCTACTAGAGGGTTTCGAGCGAGTTGTACAAACACTAGATCAATTAGTGAAGGTCGAAGAATACAAGGATCTACTACTACTCGAGATTCTGTGCAGCAGACTTGATCCAACTACCCGACGTGCGTGGGAGGAATTCTCAGCAGGCAATGAGCAGGATAAAATTTCGGATTTGATGCAGTTCATCCAGAAGAGGATTTCGGTTCTAGGTTCCCTACCCAACAAATTATCCGAAGGTCGACCAGAATACGTTAAAAGGCAATATGGAATACGAACTAGCCACAACGTCACGCGCATCTCTAAGGGTCGCTGTGTTGCGTGTTCAGACACCCATCCCCTCTTCATGTGCCAGACTTTCAGGAAGATGCCGATAGCGGAAAGGGATAGATTGGTTCGAACAAACTCACTTTGCAGAAATTGCTTCCGAAATGGACACATGGCTTCGGAGTGAATGTCGAAATTCGTATGCCACAACTGCAAGGGTAAACACCACACGTTAATCTGCTTTCGCTCAGAAGGGGCAACTGCCTCCAATTCCGGCACTATGAGGAGAAATTCTAGAAATTCAGAACCACCATCGACGGAAACAGTCGCATCTAATATCGCACGGCGATCAGCTTCAACAGTGCTTCTAGCAACAGCCGTAGTTTTGGTAGAGGACAACAATGGATTCAGCTATCCTGCCCGAGCATTGCTGGACTCCGGGTCGGAGTGCAATTTTATGGCGGAGCATTTGTGTCAAAGATTAGGTGTCTGCCGACAGCGCTCGAACGTTTCAGTAATGGGAATCGGCCAATCAACTTCCGAAGTCAAGCATCAAGTCACTGCGATTATCAAGTCTCGAAACGAAAGCTACAAACAACAAATGGACTTCCTGGTTTTACCGAAGGTGACAGCGGATCTACCAACAGCAGACATTATTTTTTCCGAACTACGTTTACCAGCGGAGATCGAATTAGCAGACGCCAACTTCTTCCAATCCAATGCAATCGATCTGATCTTAGGAATCCAACATTTCTTTGAATTCTTCCAATCTGGTCAACGGAAATCGCTAGGAGATGGATTACCAGCTATTACAGAATCCGTTTTTGGCTGGGTTATTACTGGTGTAGTACAAAACTGGAGGCAAACTTCAAAGACCATCTGTAATACAGCTAGTTCGATACCTTTGGACGAATATCTAACTCGTTTTTGGTCCTGCGAGGAAATAGGATCGGTTCACAAATATTCACCCGAAGAAATGCGCTGTGaggagtttttcgtcaagacgGTTCGCAGAGAAACTGATGGTAGATATACAGTTTCTCTTCCAAAGGATGGGAATGTCAATTCCAGATTAGGCGAGTCAAGGGACATCGCATTCCGACGTTTGCAATACCTAGAGCGCAGATTGGATCGTGATTCTAGCCTGCGTGAAGAGTACAACCGATTCATTCAGGAATATTTACAACTTGGCCACATGCGATTGGTAGAGGAAACCCGAGAGGACAGTACAAAACGTTGCTATCTCCCACATCATCCTATAATTAAAGAAGCTAGCACAACAACAAAACTTCGAGTGGTTTTCGACGCGTCAAGCAAAACTTCAAGCAAACTATCGCTGAATGATGTATTGCTAGCAGGACCCGTCATACAAGATGATCTCAGAGCAATTGTCCTACGGTGCAGAACGAAACAAATAATGATTGTTGCTGATGTGGAAAAGATGTTCCGTCAAATCAAGGTGTTCGAAGACGATATGGCTCTACAAAGCATCCTATGGCGGTTCAACACAACGGAGCCTGTAAAAACGTACGAACTTACAACGATCACGTATGGAACCAAACCGGCACCCTTTCTTGCGACAAGAACTCTCCAGCAACTCTCAATCGACGAAGCAAATAGATATCCCTTAGCGGCCAAGGCGATGTCAATGGATGTTTACATGGACGATGTGTTGACCGGTACAAACGACGAAGATGAAGCAATCCAGTTGAGAAGGCAGCTCAGCAAACTATCCGAACGAGGTGGATTTAGGCTAAGAAAGTTCGCCTCCAATTCAGTCCAAGTGCTTCAAGAAATTCCAACAGAAGATTTAGCAGTGAACGTCTCCGGAGAGGTTGAACTCGATCCCAATTCTACCATCAAAACACTCGGCCTGGTATGGCAGCCTTCGACAGACACATTCCGTTTCCAATTTATTATCCAGAACTTGAAGCCAACTGAAAAACTCACGAAACGCAAGGTTTTATCCGCAATTGCAGCCCTATTCGATCCATTAGGTCTCTTAGGAGCTGTGATTACAACCGCAAAACTAGTTATGCAGCGTCTATGGTGTTTAACGGATGATCAAAACAATCGTTTGGATTGGGATCACGAGATTCCTGAAGATTTAGCCGAAGACTGGAGAAAGTTCTACGCTCAAATACCAATGCTGAACGAGTTACACATCCCACGTTGTTCAATCATACCCTTGGCAGCGACTACTGAAATCCATATATTCTCCGATGCATCTGAGCGCGCGTACGGAGCCTGTGTGTATATTCGAAGCATAAGCACTTCAGGAAGGGTCGGCGTACAATTACTAACGTCGAAATCCAGCGTTGCACCGTTGAAATCTCAGTCGATTCCCAGACTGGAGCTTTGTGGAGCGTTGAAGGCAGCGGAACTTGCGGAAAAGGTCAAGGAGTCAATCAAACTGGaagctaaaatttgtttttggaccGATTCTACTTGCGTATTGCAATGGCTTAATTCAATTCCCGCAACATGGTCAACCTTTGTAGCCAATCGTGTATCCAAAATCCAAATCATCACCGAACAATACGCATGGAGACACGTTCCAGGTCAAGACAACCCGGCAGATATAATTTCTCGAGGTACAAGTCCGGAGGAGATCAAGCAAAACAGTCTTTGGTGGGAAGGTCCGCCCTGgttgaaaatggaagaaaaattcTGGCCGAAGCAGCCAGTAACCATCAACACCGATGCAGCCGCTAGTGAAACAAAAAGAAAGGTCACGAATGTTGCGACAATCGACACGCCTAGTTTTATTGATGAATACGTCGAAAGGTTTTCTTCATTGTCTGATTTGATTCGTAAAACGGCGTATTGGCTGAGATTAAAAGGGATGTTACGGAGGTTAGAGCCAAGCTCATCAGGTGTTCTTTCTACTAAAGAGTTAAGAGAAGCAGAATATGTTATTATACGGGAAATCCAGAGAGAAGCATTTAAGGAAGAGTGGAAACAATTAACCAACGGTGAACCTGTTTCACGCAATTCTCCGATGAGGTTTTTCAATCCATTCTTAGGATCCGATAACTTAATACGATTGGGCGGCAGGTTAAAGTATGCTCAAATTACCGAAGACACAAGGCACCCTATTGTCCTCCCGTCACGACATCCATTCACCAAACTTCTATTTGAATCGTTCCACAAGCGACTTCTACATGCAGCTCCACAACTACTTCTTAGCTCCATAAGACTCAAATATTGGCCACTAGGAGGACGGAATTATGCCCGTCAAACAGTTCAGCAGTGCCTACGTTGTTTTAGAATGAAACCGAAATCTATGGAGCAATTTATGGGAGAACTTCCTGTTGCACGCGTCACAATTTCTCCACCCTTTTCCAGAACCGGAGTAGACTACTTCGGCCCTGTATATATTCGGCCTGGACCACGCCGAGTAGCAGTCAAGGCATACGTTTCCCTGTTTATCTGTTTGGTGACAAAGGCGATACACTTGGAATTAGTTTCCGATTTATCAACGGAGAAATTTCTACAGGCGTTACGAAGGTTCATAGGACGGCGTGCAATTCCAAGCGACATTTACTCAGATAACGGAACAAATTTTGTAGGTGCCCGCAACCAACTACAGGAATTGTTCACAAATCTGCGCAGCAAAACCCACAATCAACAAGTTTCCAAGGAATGCTCGGAAAGGGGCATACAATGGCATTTTAATCCCCCAGCTGCTCCCCATTTTGGAGGCCTGTGGGAAGCAGCAGTTAAATCCGCCAAACAGCATCTGCTTAAGGTGTTAGGACAAAACGCTTTatcctttgaagaattcaaCACTCTTCTTATTCAAATTGAGGCTTGCCTAAACTCTAGGCCAATAACTCCGATGTCAGAGGACCCCAACGATCTTGAACCACTGACCCCCGGACATTTTTTAACTGGGAGGTCATTGCAGCAGCTACCAGAAGTGGACTTAACCGAATTATCTACGGGAAGGCTCAAACAGTATCAAAtaatacaacaaaaaatacaattctTCTGGAAACGTTGGCAGAAGGAGTATCTATCCCAGCTCCAAGGAAGATACAAACGATGGAAGCCTCCAGTACAGATCTCAGTTGGTCaactcgtcgtgataaaggatGAAAATACCCCACCGATGCGTTGGCGATTAGGGCGTATCCAACAGCTACACCCTGGAGAAGACGGAATAGTAAGAGTTGCGACGCTCTTGACATCGAATGGAATTTTGAAGAGAGCTGTTGAAAAACTTTGCCTGTTACCATCAGATTGTCAACCAGTCAACAGCGATGAAGAAAACAGTTCGGTCAATTAGAGGAGCTCGGAGACGTCGTCCAGTGTGTTCGGATGGGATTTTCTTATTTCATTTCAGAAATTGCGGCAATTTCAGCGCGGGCGAGGATGTATATTACAACTGGTACCCTAAAATACATCTGCGTACCCCCGATGGTCAAGACGATGATGAAGGCATGAGAGAGAAGAGCGTACACAATCGACACCGAGAGATGGGCAACAACATAGCGAGAGATGGTCACCGAGCGATGGGATACGAGAGACGGGCAGCGAGAGAACCAACACCAGGCATTACCACCACAGCAGCAACCGATGGCAACAACAATACCACCCCCTACCCCCAGAAACCACCCCAATAACACCCTAATCCGACGGCGATCGGATCTATCCGGCCTGCTCAATAGTTCAATTTGAGCTGGCCCTTCAGTACTTATGGGAAGGCGCCAAGCAACCAACCAATCGATGTTCGAACCccaattttatattgtttagtATAGTAAAATATAAGGATGTAATTAAGTCGAATAAATGTCTACGTTATTAATGTCGCGTTTTATGAAAAAGTGTGTCGAATTATTGTGCGTCCGGAACGTCCAGTTTAGGATTTAGTAGGAAGTTGAGAACAACTCCGTGGCCTATTTCTTCCGAGTCCATCCTACAACGGATTCAACCCCAAGGAACCAAGGCATAACCCACACCCAACATCGGTCACCCAGGCAAGACGTCCGACACCATACAGTCCACTCCAATCACCGGATATCGAAGCAAGGTACTTACCCAACAGAGCAGTTGAGGACTTGCATTTTGATAATCGATGATTGGCAATCCTCGCAGATGGTCGAAACGCTCTTTTAGCTTGTTTATAGATAGAGTTTGATCAGGTAAGTTTAATGACTTAACGGTTCCCACATTTTCTAAGACATAGCGTTTGGTCCCCTCTCTctccgaaatttcaaatgaaactcGTTGGGAATCGTATTCCGTGCGGGTCACATCTCCTGTCCATTTCAAGCACAATGGTCGTTTAGAGCCTTTTAATCCTAGCTTGTTGGCGAGTTCAGTCTCCAACATCGTCAACGACGATCCTTCATCGATAAATGCATATGTATGGATCGATATTTTTCCTTTGTGAACCATAACTGGAATAATACGGTACAGAAGAGATGGCGTGAAAGATTCATGAAACTGGTGTACAACAGAAGCGACTTCATTCGAGGACGTGCCTGCCTTAGGCTTGAGGATTCGGTGCAGGAGAGGATGGTGGCGCATATCACAACCGTTAGTTCCACACCGATTCTTGTTCCGACAAGTCCTTCGACCATGACTGTAAAGGCAAGCCCGACAGAGGTTTAAACTATTAATGCGGTCCCATCTTTCATCTATGGTCAATGATAGGAACTCTCTGCAATCCTTTGAACGATGTCCCTCTTTTCGGCAAACGGCGCACTCAATATTCGAAACTAATAATGGCACCTCATCGAATTCGGCCTCCTCGCCACTGTGGCTCCCCCCGGTAATCGAATGGAAATAGTTTCGATCAGGTCGGAGCTTGGCGTGGCGCACTGGAAAATCTTTCGGGTACGGTGTTACGCTAACAGCATCGGCAACTATTTCATTCATAAATGAAGCAAACGTTCTTAGGTCAATAGTGTTACTGACACGACGAAAGCGTGC
This sequence is a window from Uranotaenia lowii strain MFRU-FL chromosome 3, ASM2978415v1, whole genome shotgun sequence. Protein-coding genes within it:
- the LOC129752305 gene encoding uncharacterized protein LOC129752305, which translates into the protein MPAASSAAKEPSLKSLQTKLRAHLDLFKTIVAFVDTLAEVTSIERIQVRLAKLDELWDKVNAALVDIETHGEYTLTPENTPSQVRLDCGESYYDAKATMLERIKELEQETTISHQSTRLHDSSMHPTTEHVKLPQIKLQLFDGNVDEWLSFRDLYLSLIHTKADLPDIEKFHYLKGCLAGEAKKLVDPLAITSANYPIAWECLMKRYNNSKLLKRRQVNTLLKLPSVSRESVTELQCLLEGFERVVQTLDQLVKVEEYKDLLLLEILCSRLDPTTRRAWEEFSAGNEQDKISDLMQFIQKRISVLGSLPNKLSEGRPEYVKRQYGIRTSHNVTRISKGRCVACSDTHPLFMCQTFRKMPIAERDRLVRTNSLCRNCFRNGHMASE
- the LOC129752306 gene encoding uncharacterized protein LOC129752306, producing the protein MRRNSRNSEPPSTETVASNIARRSASTVLLATAVVLVEDNNGFSYPARALLDSGSECNFMAEHLCQRLGVCRQRSNVSVMGIGQSTSEVKHQVTAIIKSRNESYKQQMDFLVLPKVTADLPTADIIFSELRLPAEIELADANFFQSNAIDLILGIQHFFEFFQSGQRKSLGDGLPAITESVFGWVITGVVQNWRQTSKTICNTASSIPLDEYLTRFWSCEEIGSVHKYSPEEMRCEEFFVKTVRRETDGRYTVSLPKDGNVNSRLGESRDIAFRRLQYLERRLDRDSSLREEYNRFIQEYLQLGHMRLVEETREDSTKRCYLPHHPIIKEASTTTKLRVVFDASSKTSSKLSLNDVLLAGPVIQDDLRAIVLRCRTKQIMIVADVEKMFRQIKVFEDDMALQSILWRFNTTEPVKTYELTTITYGTKPAPFLATRTLQQLSIDEANRYPLAAKAMSMDVYMDDVLTGTNDEDEAIQLRRQLSKLSERGGFRLRKFASNSVQVLQEIPTEDLAVNVSGEVELDPNSTIKTLGLVWQPSTDTFRFQFIIQNLKPTEKLTKRKVLSAIAALFDPLGLLGAVITTAKLVMQRLWCLTDDQNNRLDWDHEIPEDLAEDWRKFYAQIPMLNELHIPRCSIIPLAATTEIHIFSDASERAYGACVYIRSISTSGRVGVQLLTSKSSVAPLKSQSIPRLELCGALKAAELAEKVKESIKLEAKICFWTDSTCVLQWLNSIPATWSTFVANRVSKIQIITEQYAWRHVPGQDNPADIISRGTSPEEIKQNSLWWEGPPWLKMEEKFWPKQPVTINTDAAASETKRKVTNVATIDTPSFIDEYVERFSSLSDLIRKTAYWLRLKGMLRRLEPSSSGVLSTKELREAEYVIIREIQREAFKEEWKQLTNGEPVSRNSPMRFFNPFLGSDNLIRLGGRLKYAQITEDTRHPIVLPSRHPFTKLLFESFHKRLLHAAPQLLLSSIRLKYWPLGGRNYARQTVQQCLRCFRMKPKSMEQFMGELPVARVTISPPFSRTGVDYFGPVYIRPGPRRVAVKAYVSLFICLVTKAIHLELVSDLSTEKFLQALRRFIGRRAIPSDIYSDNGTNFVGARNQLQELFTNLRSKTHNQQVSKECSERGIQWHFNPPAAPHFGGLWEAAVKSAKQHLLKVLGQNALSFEEFNTLLIQIEACLNSRPITPMSEDPNDLEPLTPGHFLTGRSLQQLPEVDLTELSTGRLKQYQIIQQKIQFFWKRWQKEYLSQLQGRYKRWKPPVQISVGQLVVIKDENTPPMRWRLGRIQQLHPGEDGIVRVATLLTSNGILKRAVEKLCLLPSDCQPVNSDEENSSVN